In the genome of Macrobrachium nipponense isolate FS-2020 chromosome 42, ASM1510439v2, whole genome shotgun sequence, one region contains:
- the LOC135213354 gene encoding mucin-2-like, translating to MTTPAATTTTQSPTTTTPAATTTTHSPSTSTPTATTTTQSQTTTTPASTTTSQSPTTTTPVATTTPSPTTTTPAATTTTQSPTTQPLHQLQQLNHQPQRPLQQPQLLQQPQQPLQQPHQLNHQPPQPLQQTQQFNHQLQQLLQQPQQFHHQPQQLLQQPQQLNHQPPQPSHNHNNSISPTQQSILQKPDNTNNSHKYTTAATHKTQSPTTKALHNHNKTSSQPPQLLQHPQINNTNLPYNPTKQTITTTLQQHNNSQSPTQQQLLTEPQNHSITNHQTIAANQQNSITNHNSSAATTTTQSPTTTTPAATTTTPSPTTTTPAATTTNLTTNQPQQLLSNPQPNLITNHNLALQQPQNSSPTTTAATNNSNPPTTTTPAANHNSINQTTNSCSNHNPSPTTTNPPLPAPQLNHRPKPNNSCTNPTNSITTTTTPAEPQQSITNHNNSCTTTTTPLRQPQQLNHQPQQLLQQPNQKLNQNQPPPLPPTPTPIHPTTTVLQQPNKPQSPTNQQLCRATTTTPSPTTTPAATTTIAAATTTTHTATTTTQSPTTTAPAATTTALAATTTTPSPTTTTPAATTTMQSPTTTSPTATTTTTPAVTTTQSPTTTLAATTTTQSPTTTPAATTTTQSPTTTTPAATTTTQSPTTTTPAATTTTQSPTTTTPAATTTQSPTTTTPLATTTPAATTTQSPTTTTPLATTTPEATTTQSPTTTTPAVTTTQSPTTTTPLATTTPAATTTQSPTTTTPLATTTPEATTTQSPTTTTPAATTTQSPTTTTPLATTTPAATTTQSTKPPQHF from the exons ATGACAACccctgcagcaaccacaacaactcaatcaccaaccaccacaacccctgcagcaaccacaacaactcattCACCATCCACATCAACCCCCACAGCAACCACAACTACTCAATCACAAACCACCACAACCCCTGCATCAACCACAACAAGTCAATCACCAACCACCACAACCCCTGTAGCAACCACAACTCCATCACCAACCACCACAACCCCTGCAGCAACCACAACTACTCAATCACCAACCACACAACCCCTGCATCAACTACAACAACTCAATCACCAACCACAACGACCCCTGCAGCAACCACAACTGTTGCAGCAACCACAACAACCCCTGCAGCAACCACATCAACTCAATCACCAACCACCACAACCCCTGCAGCAAACACAACAATTCAATCACCAACTACAACAACTcctgcagcaaccacaacaattccatcaccaaccacaacaactcctgcagcaaccacaacaactcaatcaCCAACCACCACAACCCTCGca caaccacaacaactcaatcTCACCAACACAACAATCAATCCTCCAGAAACCCGACAACACAAACAACTCTCATAAATACACAACTGCAGCAACCCACAAAACTCAATCACCAACCACAAAAGCCTtgcacaaccacaacaaaacttCATCACAACCACCACAACTCCTGCAGCACccacaaatcaataacacaaaccTGCCCTATAACCCAACTAAACAAACAATCACAACAACCCTGCAGCAACACAACAACTCCCAATCACCAACCCAACAACAACTCCTGACCGAACCACAAAACCACTCCATCACCAACCACCAAACAATTGCAGCAAACCAACAAAACTCAATCACCAACCACAACAGCTctgcagcaaccacaacaactcaatcaccaaccaccacaacccctgcagcaaccacaacaactccatcaccaaccaccacaacccctgcagcaaccacaacaaACCTAACCACCAACCAACCGCAACAACTCCTCAGCAACCCACAACCAAACCTAATCACCAACCACAACCTAGCCCTGCAGCAACCACAAAACTCATCCCCAACCACCACTGCAGCAACCAACAACTCAAATCcaccaaccacaacaactccTGCAGCAAACCACAACTCAATCAACCAAACCACCAACTCCTGCAGCAACCACAATCCATCACCAACCACCACCAACCCGCCCCTGCCAGCACCACAACTCAATCACCGCCCCAAACCAAACAACTCCTGCACCAACCCAACAAACTCAATCACCACCACCACAACTCCTGCAGAACCACAACAATCCATcaccaaccacaacaactccTGCACGACCACAACAACTCCCCTCAGG caaccacaacaactcaatcaccaaccacaacaactccTGCAGCAACCAAACCAAAAACTCAATCAAAACCAACCACCACCCCTGCCGCCAACCCCAACTCCAATTCACCCAACCACAACCGTCTTGCAGCAACCAAACAAACCTCAATcaccaaccaaccaacaactCTGCAGGgcaaccacaacaactccatcaccaaccacaacccctgcagcaaccacaacaaTTGCTGCAGCAACCACCACAACCCATAcagcaactacaacaactcaATCACCAACCACAACAGCTCCTGCAGCAACCACAACAGCTCTtgcagcaaccacaacaactccatcACCAACCACCACAACCCCTGCCGCAACCACAACAATGCAATCACCAACCACAACATCCCCTacagcaaccacaacaacaaccccTGCAGTAACCACAACTCAATCACCAACCACAACCCTtgcagcaaccacaacaactcaatcaccaaccacaactcctgcagcaaccacaacaactcaatcaccaaccaccacaacccctgcagcaaccacaacaactcaatcaccaaccacaacaacccctgcagcaaccacaacaactcaatcaccaaccacaacaactccTGCAGCAACCACAACTCAATCACCAACCACCACAACCCCTCTAGCAACCACAACTCCTGCAGCAACCACAACTCAATCACCAACCACCACAACCCCTCTAGCAACCACAACTCCAGAAGCAACCACAACTCAATcaccaaccacaacaactccTGCAGTAACCACAACTCAATCACCAACCACCACAACCCCTCTAGCAACCACAACTCCTGCAGCAACCACAACTCAATCACCAACCACCACAACCCCTCTAGCAACCACAACTCCTGAAGCAACCACAACTCAATcaccaaccacaacaactccTGCAGCAACCACAACTCAATCACCAACCACCACAACCCCTCTAGCAACCACAACTCCTGCAGCAACCACAACTCAATCCACTAAACCACCACAACACTTCTAG